Within Rhododendron vialii isolate Sample 1 chromosome 12a, ASM3025357v1, the genomic segment GCAGTAATATCCTCCGTAGCAGTATCTTCCCCAGGaggaccaccactggcttccttctggccagggttggtcacgTCATCACCTGGTTCGACATCAGCGGCAGGTTGTTCGGATGTACAAGCATCTTGCTCCCTATCTTCCTCCTCAGCAATGTATTCCTCAAGCGTAGCAGCTGAACTTGGTAagtcaatgttggtccagagaggtgACGATTCAGGTACCCCAGCTTTTGCAAGACACGCTGTCCATGAGGCAACCCATACCtgatcttgtatcccaggcatttgattcttgtagctttccgtagctactttAATCCCTTCATTGTAACCCCGCTCAAATGCAGCTTAGGCTTCGTTCTGACTTGTCTCTAATTCCTTCAAGGATTGGTTCAAGCTGTCCTCAACCCCTTTAAGCTTGTTTTTCAGCCCATCTACTATCCCCAGGGCTTGGTTCCTCTCCCTTTCAAGCCTAATGATAGTGCGTTGAAGTTTGATGTTTTCACTCACAAGCTTGACACGTTGGGGTTCGGACTGGCCGAGCTTCTGGGCCATtgccaccatcttttgcattaCCTGAAACATCCAAATAGtcaacacaaacacaaaaggATATGGTTTAAAGCAAGAAaatttaccttggcattatgggacatgaatGAACTCAGAAGGTTGTTAGGAGAGCATGccacttctttttgcatatctcTCGGCAGTAGGAAGGCTTGGGACAGAGCAAGAGCAGTCCCTTCAGATTCTACACTGTCTTAAGCAGTGACAGTTCGATTTCCGTGAGTAAATGAAGGAGCCTATATAGGAGCTGAAGATGATGAGGATTGAGGGGGCCTTTCCTGTGATGCCTCCACTCGCTGGCGTTTGTCTCGGTGGTAGGCCTCAATTTCTTCTGAGAAGAACCCTGGAGGAGCATCAGTCTGGGTTTGGGCACGGCGACCATGACCTTGAGAGCCACTTTGGCTCTGAGCAACATTACGACCCCGACTGGCTCCGGGAAGAGTAAGAAGGCTCCCCAGGTTGATTGGCTGGTCCATCTCTGGAGGAGAAGGGGTGTAGCCGTtagatgtggaactggaagcttcttCGGCAAGAGGAATCGGCTCGTTAGGAATTGGTGGTGTTTGAGAACGCCTTTTTTCTTGCTCAGGGAACGGCCTTGATGGACCAGCTAAGACAGGATTGTCGGCTGCACGTGTACGCCGATCAATGAAACCACCATACGAAGCTTTATAACTGAGAAGTATTtaagctgctcttgctcggcccgAGAGGTATGTCCCTTCCCTgttgaaagcaagtgcacgCCTGATATCCGTTACATGGAcctgtggggttatgatgttatggCCTTGATTGATGTTCGGAGCTGTAACATACACAATGCACAATAAGTAAAAGCATGAAAAAGCTTTGACTAAGGAATAAAAACACATGGATCAGGAGGAAAGCACTTaagtgggctcccgaatatgtgaggagcatgaaaaccaatcacttggctgtcctcatctctgggttcgaagttgctcGTAACAATCATAAAATcatcgtcatcccctcgagcagaatCAGAGAGTTcgaggacaagtttctttctagaatccctactttttaaataatatgtgagggcGTCCCCGGTTCTGGAGATGCTGTATAAGTGGTGGATGTCATATAAACCcagagaagtccctaacatttgatttagggcatttatacccataaccacaCGGAAGAAGTTGgctgaaacctgcattggggagAGCCTATAGTAGGCCAAGACCTGACGAAGCAGGGAAGCCAaaggaaacctaactccgccctCGACGATGGCAATTACAGGAATATgaagagtgtcaaaatcaaaactttcacggATGGCATCCTCATGTGCCAAAGTAGTAGCCACGTCATCAGGAATCTCGTAGCGAGATCTAAAACTGGACATGGTCTGAGGAGTGTTACAATGCCTCCGAAACCTCCCTATGACCGAAAAAACTTGGGTTCTTAAGAAAAGGGGGGACgaagaaaccctaaaaacgatTGTAGCAATCCTAAATcattgaaggaaatggagcaAAGAGTGACTTACGAATTAGtggatggaatccctaaagtaGAAAAGAAGAAGCCTCAAGATGGTGAACAGAGCTCCAATGGCGGGTATGCTCGAACTttctttctgcagagggagtctaagaagAAGATGgggtttttgattttgaaaatgggacgaaaacccaaaaataccctaataagtggggtggcgtatgtgaaacgtcacccagCTGCCGTTTGGGTGTACCGTTCCCCAAAAGGCATCCATCCACATTTAATGAAAGCAATACAATGAACGCCACGTGTAAAGCTTAAGGCTAAAAAGCCTGTCCAGCCCGAGTGAAGAGATGTTTTTGTCTTGGCTAAATGATGAAAATTGCACCAAATTTATGAAATAAGGTGCAGGAACAGAATAAATCTGCTCGGTAATAAAGAGCTTTACTCATCATTTGagtaaaacataacgagtaaagctggggagcaattgtagggaggtattttcccgaacaggtccaagGAAGGCTCGAACATGTTGTAAAAGGGAGTCATCGTGTTATacagtgttcggcaatatggaccagtgacatgagaagtcattggtccaggaaggttgtacgggatCTAGGTCCGgttaacatgagaagttattggttCAGGAGACTAATAAAAGAttagtgacatgagaagtcattagtccaagtagcttgttcggcaatgagaaggccgaacagaaggagagctcctaagaaggTAGTGGTCCAAATAaatgataaaggaccagttacatgtgaagtgactggtccaggcagtctgttcggcgatgagacagccgaacaaggaaagaaatccaatcagatgttggagtaaaaggAACACTCTGGAAAGGTCCAGAGACAGTgaattccgttaaggaatgagatcccgagaatgtatgatctggaaaagatactcAACggaaatgggatgttcggcttgttatggaaaagagtcctacaaggattaaagtaatgaactgataagggaacgagaatccaagatatcctgggtttcctataagaggtaggaaacctagggcaacacggatacttgggcagcaagcatccatgaatctataaatataagataaacctagaggtaaaaggtacgcaatacattgcactcATACGTTACCTCCTATTGATATTCAGGGTTTATTGCCAGTacatgatactaacttaggcatctgtagggggatgaaaacgaGTGATGCTTCGGGTCAACCTGGAGTGCAatggcttattcgtgcctcttcaccggaaccctaattcgtcgtcggaaccctaatctgcaagaTAGACAAAGGGTGAGCGCAcatctgcctctcgtggcaaaggcccttcgatgccaaagttagtatcacgtactggtcaataaaccctaattatcagtaggtgaatAGTATGAATGCCAattattgcgtaccttttacctccaggtttacctcgtatttatagattcacggatgcttgttgcccaagtatccctgttcccctaggattcctatctcgtataggaacccaggatctcttggattctcgtgcCATTATCGGTGTTGTTAGTTTAACCCTCCCAGGACTCTTTTCCATGGTTATCCAAACATCCCCATTCACCTCGGGTGTCTTTCACTGACCCTATATACTCGGGATCTTATTTTCTTACGGAATAACACCGTTCTGGAACCTTCTAGAGCGTTCCTGCCGCTTCAACATTTAAGGCTGCCTTTCCTATAGTACACTACCTGTTCGAgtatctcattgccgaacagattGCCTGGTCCTGTGACCTCACATGCAACTGGTCCTTATCATCATATTTGGACAAATGACTTCACGTCTTTTATCCTTAcaattgccgaacagactacatggaccaatgacttctcatgtcgcTGGTCCATATCACCGTTCACCGCCCTACCCGGTGGTACTACTTGTCGTATGAAGTACGTGCTTCCgtacatcacgtgttcggcaactaactgtacctgttcgggaatacctccttaCAGCATCGGAGGgtctttgccacgagaggcaaaggtgcgctcactccttgtctgttttgcagattagggttctgacgacgaactagggttccggtcaagaggcacgagaagtcGTTATAACCTAGTGCtgatcaaagcactacttgaatttgtccacctacaatcaGCAGGGTATATTATCCATGCACAAGTATCCCAGGTCTTATATTCCTATGCCTCAACTGATTTGAATCGTCATGTGCTATTATTTGGATCGCAAAAGGTAAAAGGCTCTTGGAAGCCATGACAGCCCTGCCGAGAGAACAGTCCAAATGTTATAACAAAAATGATGTCAAAAAACACAGAAGCGAAGATGAAATGGTTAATCCTGATATATAAAAATGTATGAACCATGCCTCTTCAATTACAACAATCAATAAAAAGTATCGTCACATGCCTAGAAAAGGGTCAGTTTTTGCGCAGGGAAAAAATGCCAAATGCCAAGTTGATAATGGTTTCATCATTAGAGTTCATTTGGAGAGCACAGTCTTGTTTAAAgcatcatttttttcattctgcTTTCTGGGAGTGAAAGATTATCTGGTTTTCGACGCCATGGGGAAGGGTaaagagagagtagagagagacaGGGGAACTATTCATGGTTTGTTCTCTAATATTTGTTCATATGCTACTGACTGAAGAGATTAGTGGGTatgtaaatctctctctctctctctctctctctctctctctcttttggagtAGTTTCtaaagccaaaaagaaaaagaaaaaaaaggtcaaCAGCTACATCAAAACCAATTCCCTCATTTTTATTAGTTGGCTAGTTGGTTTAAGTGAAGACTAGCTGACCGAAACAAACAAATTCCAGATGACATATGTGGATCCTTGTTAAGATGACCAAAATGCACTTCATCCATGACCGAAACTTGGAGATTTCTTTCATTAGGATCTTTGTACGTGATTTTTGCCTTGGGGGACAAACGTTGAAATTGCATCAactctttcaaaatcatcaatccACCATCAGAAACCTTAATTGGATGTGGCTTCATAACCATGATCTCCAATTTTGGGGATGTGGCTAACAGAAGCTTCATAAAGTGTAATTCAACTGTTGTGCCAAATACAAGATGCATCTCCACCTCTTGAAGATGTTTTAGACAGAACTTTGAGCTGGCCAATTTCTCTTCACATGCTTTCACAGCAGCTTCCTCACTGTCGCTGGTTGAATTTGCCTATGGAAGACAATGGATTAAGAGTTTCTAGATCTCAAAAATATGTTACTTATAAGAATGGCAAACGGAAATATTCGAGATACTCACCTCAATTGTTAATTTCTGTAATTTTGGGTTGTTGGTCATCGTCCGccaaattatttgaaaaatagctACTACCCCAAGGTAAACACTAGATAACTCTAGAGCATTAAGGTGCCTTAACGTAGGAAGCCTCTTTTTTAAACAACAGCCTGCAACCAATAACTTAATGAAACAACACAAGTGAGATCACATAAACTATTGTTCTAGAGTTAGCTACTACCCCAAGGTAAACACTAGATAACTCTAGAGCATTAAAGTGCCTTAACGTAGGAAGCCACTTTTTTAAACAACAACCTGCAACCAATAACTTAATGAAACAACACAAGTGAGATCACAGAAACTATTGTTCTAGAGTTAATAAAACGTGTGGAGGTATTTGACAGTAATAGTTCCAAAGGGGTGGGTAGCATTGGAAAATACCAATTTCAACTAAAAGTTGGaaaatatcaattttaaccaaaagttggaaaatATAGCTAGATGGACAAAATCATATACCACACCTAAGGGCCTAAAGTACCCAGATAAACAATAAACAGCTCAAACAACCTAAAAGCCTAAGATTACTTGTTATTGGTGCTATGTATGGGAATCATGGAGGCTTCAGAGGTTCCTACCCCTTGTGTTGCCTTAAAAAACGGTGATTGCAATGTCAGTAGTTATGAAAAccttgaaaaaaacaaaatgaaaaagaagaagaaaatggggTTTGTGACTTTTGTAGATGGGATTGTGCATGGTTTGCAACCAGACGCGTTGATGATGGTAGTGCCTGCACTTGCTTTGCCTTCACACTCGGCATGGGGAACATTTCTAGATTGTTTGTCATTTCATTTTGGTTGGAAGGGAGGATTGGTGTCAAAGGAAAAAGGTAGAAGTGTTATTGGTTGTCGCAAATGAGTTCTAAGCTAAGTCACATAACTCGTACTCGTGTGCGAGTGCTTGAAAGCTTCTTTAAAACACATTTCAACTTAAAATTTATGAGAGCAAAGATTTGAGAGCTCGAGCGCAAAAATTTCACTATCGAGTGTTAAACCACCTTAAGTGAATCTAATGGCTTTACTTAAGTGAAATAATAGTAATAGTAACATTTATAGTACCACATCCCCATggtgtatatttatttaagaTGTCACATCCCCATTACTGATTTCTTTTCTTGAACTTTCTTGAAGTGCTTTCTTGAATTTGTTGTAGTATGCTAACTCACAAGTGTTTTATCAACCGGAGGGAAAACATGGAAAAAGCATTGACACCCGTCTAAGATCAGAACTTTTTGTAAGCACTAAACAATTAATCACAAGGTggacttttttattttcctgctTCTAATTTCTTGATAGCTTTGTGTTGGGGAGTTTCCTATACAGATTGCCTTTGGGTAGTGTGTAAAATCAAAGGAGTCGATTACCCCAGCTACTTTCTGCCAGAATCTAGTCGATCACTGTGAGCCCAACCTCTAATTGAGCTTACAGTGATCGACTAGGTTCTggcatagttctgaataccatTTCGGACAGAGTA encodes:
- the LOC131310499 gene encoding uncharacterized protein LOC131310499, with the translated sequence MTNNPKLQKLTIEANSTSDSEEAAVKACEEKLASSKFCLKHLQEVEMHLVFGTTVELHFMKLLLATSPKLEIMVMKPHPIKVSDGGLMILKELMQFQRLSPKAKITYKDPNERNLQVSVMDEVHFGHLNKDPHMSSGICLFRSASLHLNQLAN